The region CCCCGGCCGTCGGCCAGCGTGCGGCTGACGACGGCCGCCCTCATGGCTCGACCTGCCTGTAGTAGTCCATGAAGGCCTCCTCCAGCGAGGCCGGCGCGAACGTCAGGTCGGCCACAGGGAACGCCGCCAGCCGCTTGAGCACCGGATCCACCGCCCCGGCCACGGCGAAATTGGCCCGACGGTTCTCCCAGGACCGCACGGTGACGCCTTCGAGGCCGTCCAGGAAGGCCGCGGCCTGTATATCGGCGCCGAACACGACTTCGAGGTTGCGTACCTTGCGGCCAACCAGGTCGGCCACGCTTTCCACCACCGCCAGGCGACCGGCGCGGATGATCGCCACCCGATCGCAGACGCGCTCCACTTCCGGCAGGACGTGGCTCGACATGAAGACCGTCCCCCCGGCCGCGCGGTAAGCCTCCAGCAAGCCGTAGAACGTGTGCTGCATGAGCGGATCGAGCCCCTCGGTCGGCTCGTCGAGCACGAGCAGGGGCGGATCGTGAACCATGGCCTGGATCAGCGCCATCTTCTGCTTGTTGCCCTTCGACAGGGTCTTCATCCGGAGCGACGGGTCGAAGTCCAGGGCGGAGACCAGTTCCGCCAGGCGCCGCTCCGGCACGGCGCTGCCTCGCAAGGCGGACTGGTAGGCGATGAACTCGCGGCCCGTCAGGTGCTCCGGCAGATGGACCTCGCCCGGGACGTAGCCCAGTTTCGCGCGGATGGCCACCGACTGCCGGCGGGTATCCAGGCCGAAGACCCGCGCGTGGCCGGCCGCCGGGCGCAGGAAGTCGAGCAGGAGCCGGATGGTGGTGGTCTTGCCTGCGCCGTTGGGTCCGAGGAACCCGAAGATTTCGTGCTCGGCGACCGCGAGATCCAGGTCGAACACGCCGCGGCCGGGGGCGAAGGCCTTCGTCAGGCCGGAAGTTTCGATGACCGCCACGTTCACATCCTCGCGGCGTTAATC is a window of Candidatus Tanganyikabacteria bacterium DNA encoding:
- a CDS encoding ABC transporter ATP-binding protein, whose product is MNVAVIETSGLTKAFAPGRGVFDLDLAVAEHEIFGFLGPNGAGKTTTIRLLLDFLRPAAGHARVFGLDTRRQSVAIRAKLGYVPGEVHLPEHLTGREFIAYQSALRGSAVPERRLAELVSALDFDPSLRMKTLSKGNKQKMALIQAMVHDPPLLVLDEPTEGLDPLMQHTFYGLLEAYRAAGGTVFMSSHVLPEVERVCDRVAIIRAGRLAVVESVADLVGRKVRNLEVVFGADIQAAAFLDGLEGVTVRSWENRRANFAVAGAVDPVLKRLAAFPVADLTFAPASLEEAFMDYYRQVEP